TTGCCAAGATCACCAACAAGGGAGACGGTCCCATTGATGGTATCTGCTTCCCACTCCTCAAAATTAACGGATGCTGCCGTAATACTTCCATTACCTGTTTCAACCTTGCAGCTGCGACCAATCAACTCCTTTAATTTCACAGGACCATTTGATGTTTTCAACTGCAGCTGATCTGCTTTCAGCTCCTCTATTTCCAGCTCACCGTTGGACAGCTTCGCTTTAATAAAGGAAAGGTGGACAGGAGGAACATAAAGCTCCACCTTCACCTTTGTTTTTTTGACCGGGCTGGAAAGTCGGAGCAAACCTGCTTTCAAAGTCAGGTTCACGTCCTCTTGGAACCTGTCCTTCGCCTGCTGTTCACTCTCCGCCCCATACACCCTCCCATCAAATACGGCTTTGACATAATCCTGATCCCACGATCGAAGTACAAGGGAACCATTTGCAATCCATACATCGATATCATTCATTTCCCCTGCCTCCAGCACTGCCTCCTCGGAAAAAGATTGATATTCCCCGAAAACCATGTCAAAATCTGATTTTTTCACTTTCTCAACCGCATCATCGAAAAAGTTTCGTAACCCATACCTTTTGGAGGCGGGTTTCTCTTTGTCTTCCTCCGGCTTTCTTTCTACAGCTTCAAGCAGCTTCGCTCCTTCATCAGCCGTTATTTTCCCCTCTTCAATCATTTTGAGGATCTTCATTCGCTCTTCTGTCATTTTCCTCACTCCTTACTTCTTCGTACGATTTGCCAACAGCCAGTGATTCAAAAAACACCTTGAAAAGACATCGTGTCTTCTCAAGGTGTAATCTGCCTAAATACTACAGCGGTAGAAACGCTCTGTTTTCATACGTTCTAATTGTTCCGGGTTCTGTTCCATTAAACTCATCATACCATCCACCTGAGACAGGTGAGCGCGTATGGCTGCCATTTTCTTATCCCAATGAGGGCGGATATCCAATACGATTTCCGGTTCTCCCAAATCTTCCTGATGATCGTTGGAAATGGCATGCAGCCACAGCTCCGGCCGCTTCGAATCATCCATTAAACGCACAGCCTCCACCACGCCGGCACCGAGAGCGTCGTGATCCGGGTGTACGGCATAGCCAGGATAGTGTGTGATAATGATGGAAGCTCCGTACGCCTCGATTCTCTCTTTCAGATAGAGAGCCATTTGATCCAATGGTTCAAACTCCAGCGTCTTGTCACGGTAACCGAGAAATTCCAGGCCGATATCCAGCTCCTCAACCGCTTTTTGGAGCTCCTCCTTACGGAACGAGGAGAGCGTCTCTCTGTTTGCAAATACGGGCTTACCCATATTACGCCCCATCTCTCCTAATGTACCACATAGATAAGTGACTTCTGCGCCTTCTTCCCTGAACTTCGATATGGTTCCCGAAGCCCCAAAGGATTCATCATCCGGATGAGGGAAGATGACGAGCACTTTCTCTTTACTCATCCGGATCGACCTCATGAGAAAAAGGAGTCTCACTGATTTCCAGAGCTACCATAAGGCGACCTTCCCGGTCGTGTCCAGCCAAAAGGAGACGGTCATGTTCATCAATTTCGAAATCCGACACTCCTTCTGCGTACACCCATCCAAGATCCAGCTTCAATCCGACGCGGAAACCTCCGCCTGTGCTGACAATTTTTCCATGTTTATATTTCACTTTTGCATTGCGAATAAATGCCCCTACATTATAAGCGTTTTGATCAAAGTGGCTGGCATAAGCCCCATTCGTCGTTTCCAAGTGAACGTAGACATCTTTGTTGGCAAATTGATCTATTTTGTTCTGAACTGCTTCTTGCTGTATTGCTTTCACTAGTATTCCTCCCGTCAAACGATTCTTGTTTAACGATACTGAATTCTCCGGCAGGCGTCAAAACATCTACTTGGAGGCGACTTCTTCCCGCTCACTCATACGCTGTTCCATTCGCTTGCGGTCTCTTTCCAGAACCGGTTTTAAATACCGTCCCGTATAGGACTCCCTGTGTTCTGCCACTTCTTCCGGTGTACCGGTAGCAATGATCTGTCCGCCATTCTGTCCGCCTTCCGGTCCAAGATCAATGATGTGATCTGCCGCTTTAATGACATCCAGATTATGTTCAATAATCAGAACGGAATCTCCGTTTTCCACAAGTCGCTGCAGCACTTGAAGAAGTCGGGATATGTCGTCCACGTGTAATCCTGTCGTCGGTTCGTCCAGAATATAGAAGGACTTTCCGTTTGAACGGCGATGAAGCTCGCTGGCAAGTTTCACACGCTGGGCTTCCCCACCGGAAAGGGTCGTCGCAGGCTGCCCAAGCTTAATGTAATCAAGCCCGACATCCGCCACCGTCTGCAGCTTCCGTTTGATTTTCGGGATGTTGGCAAAGAAATCCAGCGCTTCTTCAATCGTCATCCCCAGTACATCTGCAATGCTCTTCCCTTTATATTTCACTTCGAGCGTTTCCCGGTTATAGCGTTTCCCGTCACATACCTCGCACGGAACGTAAACATCCGGCAGAAAGTGCATTTCGATTTTAATAATTCCATCCCCGCGACACGCTTCACACCTTCCACCTTTGACGTTGAAGCTGAATCGTCCTTTTTTGTATCCGCGGATTTTCGCTTCGTTCGTCTGTGCAAAAACATCCCGGATATCATCGAATACACCTGTGTACGTAGCCGGGTTGGAGCGTGGTGTCCGGCCGATAGGCGACTGATCGATATCAATCACTTTGTCGAGCTGATCGATTCCTTCTACAGTTTTATGCTTCCCTGGTTTTTGTTTTCCGTTATGAAGCCGCATCGAAAGTGTTTTGTAGAGGATTTCATTGATCAATGTACTCTTCCCTGAACCTGATACCCCGGTGACAGCGGTCAGAAGTCCAAGCGGCACATCGGCGTTCACTTTCTTAAGGTTGTTCTCTTCCGCTCCTTTGATTTTCAAAAAGCGGCCATCCGGTTTCCGGCGCTCTGCTGGAAGCGGAATGAATTTTTTACCGGACAAGTACTGCCCGGTTAAAGACTTCCGACTCTTCATTACCTGCTTCGGCGTTCCCTGGGAAACAATATTTCCGCCATGTGCTCCTGCACCAGGTCCAATGTCGATTAAATAGTCGGCAGCCAACATCGTATCTTCATCATGTTCTACCACGATCAGCGTATTATCCAAATCACGCATCCGCTTGAGTGTTTCAATCAGTCTGTCGTTATCACGCTGGTGGAGGCCGATGGAAGGCTCGTCCAGTACATATAATACTCCCGTAAGTGCAGAACCGATCTGGGTCGCAAGCCTGATCCGCTGCGCTTCACCGCCGGAAAGGGTACCGGCAGACCGGGAAAGTGTTAAATAATCAAGGCCGACATTCGCAAGAAAGCTCAATCGCTCTACAATCTCCTTCAGGATCATGCGCGCGATCGTTTCCTCCTTCTCTGTCAGTTCTAATGAATCGAAGAAATTCTTCGCTTCCGTAACAGAGAAGTCTGTTGTCACCCCGATATGTTTGCCGTTGATGAGAACGGCGAGAGCTTCTTCATTCAATCTGTTTCCTTTACACTTCGGACACGGTTTCTGTGCCATGTACTTTTCCATCTGCTCACGAATATAGTCGGAACTGGTTTCTCTATAGCGCCGGGAAATGTTTGGAATAACGCCTTCAAAGAAGATTTCATTTTCCCTTACTTTTCCAAAATCGTTCTCATAGCGGAAATAAACCTTCTCCTCTCCACTACCGTAAAGGATCCGTTCTTTATGCTCCTCCGGTAATTCTTCGAAAGGCTGATCCATATCAATACCGTAGTGATCTGAAACACTCTTAAGCAGCTGCGGATAGTATTGTGAGCTTTGAGGTTCCCAGGCGGCGATTGCGTGTTCGTTCAAGGACCGGCTCCTGTCTGGAATCACAAGATCGATATCTACTTCAAGCTGAGTACCTAAACCGTCGCAGCGGCTGCATGCTCCAAACGGGCTGTTAAAGGAAAACATACGCGGCTCCAGCTCGCTGATGGAAAATCCGCATATCGGGCATGCATGGTGTTCACTGAACATCAGCTCCTCCTCGCCGATTACATCCACAATCGTATGTCCATTTCCTAGATTAAGAGCCGTTTCGATGGAATCAGAAAGGCGGCCTTCCACACCATCTTTAACAACAATTCGGTCAATGACGACTTCTATTGAATGTTTCTTGTTCTTATCCAGTTTTATTTCCTCGGAAATTTCGCGCATTTCTCCGTCGACACGAAGACGGATATATCCTTCTTTTTGGAGCTGTTCAAACACCTTCACGTGTTCCCCTTTTCGCCCGGAGACGACAGGTGCGAGAATCTGAAGCTTCGTTCTTTCCGGATACTCCATCACACGATCCACCATCTGCTGGACGGTTTGAGAACTGATTTCTATTCCGTGTTTCGGACAGGTCGGACGTCCAATCCTGGCGAAGAGCAGACGTAAATAATCGTAAATTTCGGTCACGGTCCCTACAGTAGAACGAGGGTTCCGACTTGTCGTTTTCTGGTCGATGGAAATTGCCGGGGATAACCCTTCAATTGCATCGACGTCCGGTTTATCCATCTGCCCAAGGAACTGACGGGCATAAGCACTCAAGGACTCCACATATCGGCGCTGTCCCTCGGCATAAATGGTATCGAATGCCAACGAAGACTTCCCTGAACCGGATAAACCAGTCATGACCACCAGCTTATTCTTTGGAATGTCGATATCGACATTCTTCAAATTGTGGGCTCTGGCTCCCTTGATACTTATATGTTTACTAGCCATACTCAAATCATCCCTCCGCTTTTAGTTCCAACAAAACATCACGCAGTTCAGCCGCACGCTCGAAATCGAGTTCCCGAGCTGCCTGCTTCATTTCCGTTTCCATATTGTCGATAAGCTCCTGACGTTCGCGCTTCGTCATTTCCGACGGCTTCTTACCCGTATCGTACTGTTCCTCTTCTTCTGCGACGGCAGTAGCCTTAATAACGTCACGCACTTCTTTCTTGATCGTTGTCGGAGTTACACCGTGCTCTTCGTTATAGGCAATCTGCTTCTCCCGACGACGGTATGTTTCATCTATAGCAAACTGCATGGAAGCCGTCACTTTGTCGGCATACATGATAACTCTTCCGTTTTCATTTCGTGCTGCACGTCCGATCGTCTGAATCAGGGAACGGTCGGAACGGAGGAAACCTTCTTTATCTGCATCGAGAATAGTAACGAGAGATACTTCCGGAATGTCCAGACCCTCTCTCAACAAGTTGATTCCGATCAACACATCGTATTTACCGACACGAAGATCCCGGATGATTTCAATCCGTTCGAGCGTCTTGATTTCTGAATGGAGGTAAGCAACCTTCATTCCCAACTCTTTGAGGTAGTCCGTTAAATCCTCAGACATTTTCTTCGTAAGTGTTGTAACCAGTATCCTCTCATTTCGATCTTTCCGCTTGTTGATCTCTCCCACCAGATCATCGATCTGACCATGAATCGGACGCACTTCAATTTCCGGATCAAGAAGTCCGGTCGGCCGGATAATCTGCTCGATCATCTTCGGTGTATGTTCGATTTCGTATGGACCAGGCGTCGCCGAAACGTAAGCAATCTGGTTGATGTGTTCCTCGAATTCATGAAACATAAGCGGCCTGTTGTCCATAGCGGAAGGGAGACGGAATCCATGATCGACGAGCACTTGTTTCCTAGCCCTGTCCCCGTTATACATCCCTCTCACCTGTGGAAGTGTCACATGGGATTCATCAATCATAATCAGGAAATCATCCGGGAAATAGTCGAGAAGCGTATAAGGCGTCGCTCCCGGCTCCCGGAACGTCAAATGACGGGAATAGTTTTCGATTCCTGAACAGAAACCCATTTCCCTCATCATTTCCAAATCGTAGTTTGTCCGCTGCTCCAGACGCTGCGCTTCGAGAAGCTTGTCGTTGTCCCGAAGCTCTTTTACACGGTCTTTCATTTCCTGTTCTATATTTTCAATGGCTTTTTTCAACTTTTCTTCCCGGGTGACGAAGTGGGAGGCCGGGAAAATCGCTACATGCTCCCGATCGCCGATCACTTCGCCGGTCAACACATCCACTTCTCTGATCCGGTCAATTTCGTCTCCGAAAAATTCAATCCTCATCGCATGTTCTTCCCGTGAAGCAGGAATAATTTCCACCGAATCCCCGCGCACGCGGAATGTACCACGCTGAAAGTCAATATCGTTCCGCGCATATTGAATGTCTACAAGGTTCCGGAGCAGCTGATCCCGATCCTTCTCCATTCCCGTACGAATGGAAAGCACCTGACTTCGATATTCGTCGGGAGAACCTAAACCATAAATACAAGAAACACTGGCAACAATGATGACATCGTTCCGCTCAAACAAAGCAGACGTAGCGGAGTGGCGCAGCTTGTCGATCTCATCATTGATGCTCGCGTCCTTCTCGATAAACGTATCCGACGAAGGGACATAAGCTTCCGGCTGATAATAATCATAGTAACTGACAAAATATTCCACAGCGTTATTTGGAAAGAACTCCTTGAATTCACTGTAGAGCTGCCCTGCCAACGTTTTGTTATGGGCTATGATCAGTGTCGGCTTGTTGACCTGTTCAATGACGTTTGACATGGTGAACGTCTTACCGGTACCCGTTGCACCGAGTAACGTCTGATGTTTTTCCCCATTGTTAATCCCTTCGACCAATGCTTTGATTGCTCGCGGCTGATCTCCCTGCGGGGTGTATTTAGATACTAATTCGAATTGTCCCTCCACGACGAAAACCTCCGTTCCTCACTATTCCTTCCTAGTTTACCACAACAGTTTACCATTCTAACCTTAAACGAACAAACATTCGCACTTGCAATTGGTTTTTCCCTATTTTCCCATATTTATCCCCTCTCTCCGACATACTCCTTTTCCATCCAACCAACGCTCACCTATATCCTTTACGACTCGGAAAAATAAACAAAGCACCTGTATCCACAGGTGCTTTGTTTATTTCTATATCAATTCAGGGCTTACGCATCAAAGGTTTGATTATATTCATTTACTTCAAACAAATCGATCAACTCAATATCCGGATTCTTATCAATGAACCAACGCAGGGAAAAATCGTTTTTGAACAGAACAACCGGATTCCCTTCCCGATCTTCAGCAAGCATGTTCCGTTCATCGAACAGCGAAACGTCCACCTGATCCTCTTTAAGCCAGCGTGGAATACGCTCTCCAAGCGGTATTAACTCAATATCCACATTATACTCATTCTTCATCCGATATTCGAATACTTCGTATTGAAGTTCTCCGACAGCACCGATGATAAAATCTTCGAAGCTGTAGCGTTTAAACAGCTGAATTGCTCCTTCCTGAACCAGCTGTTCCAAACCTTTGCGGAACTGCTTCGATTTCATAACGTTTTTAGCTGTAACCTTCTTGAAGATCTCCGGCGGGAATTGAGGAAGTTCATCATATTCAAACTTGGATTTACCTGTAACAATCGTATCGCCGATCCGATAGACGTTTGGATCATAGATTCCGATAATATCTCCTGCATATCCTTCCTCAACGGTTCCACGTGAAGAGGCTACGAACTGTTGTGACTGGGCAAGTTTAAAGGTTTTTCCGGTTCGCGAGAGCGTGACGTTCATTCCGCGTTCGAATTTACCGGAACAAACTCGAACAAAAGCGATCCGATCGCGGTGCTGCGGATTCATGTTAGCCTGGATTTTGAAAATAAAACCTGAAAACTCCTCGTCTTCTGGTGAAACGACACCTTCCGTTGACTTACGTGGTGCAGGTTCGGGTGCCATTTCAATAAATGAATTAAAGAATGTTTCGACTCCGAATGGGGCGAGTGCACTACCGAAGAATACCGGCGTTTGATCACCGCGCAGCACCTTCTCCATATCAAATGCTTCCCCGGCTTCTGCCACAAGTTCCATCTCTTCCTGAGCTTCCTGGAATGTTGCATTTTCTGTTAATTCCGGATACTGATCGAGCTGGTTATAAGGAATATAATCTTCTTCCTCATTTCCTGTGAAATGAACGAACTGTTCCTGTTCTCTGTCAAAAACCCCGAGGAATCGTTTCCCCATACCGGCAGGCCAGGTCATCGGGTATGTTTCAATATTTAAAGTTTCTTCAATTTCCTGCATTAAATCGAACGGCTCGCGTCCTTCCCTGTCCATCTTGTTAATGAACGTAAAAATTGGGATGCCGCGCATTTTACAGACTTTAAACAACTTGAGCGTCTGTGCCTCTATTCCTTTCGTCCCGTCAATAACCATGACAACACTGTCGACAGCTGTCAGCGTGCGATACGTGTCTTCACTGAAGTCTTCGTGGCCAGGCGTATCCAGTATATTGACCTGGTAGCCTTTATATGGGAAGTTCATAACACTCGATGTTACTGAGATTCCCCGCTGCTTCTCGATTTCCATCCAGTCGGATGTAGCGAATTTACCAGATTTCTTTCCTTTTACCGTTCCTGCTGAACGAATCAGATTACCAAACAGCAGCATTTTTTCCGTCATCGTCGTTTTTCCGGCGTCCGGGTGGGAGATAATAGCAAACGTACGACGCTTTTTCATTTCTTCTTGAATAGGATTCATCGTGATATCCTCCATGTTATAAATTTTATATGTTTTGATTTAAGGCAGGATATACGTTACAACGACCGTGTCGTGGACACATGATCCGTACAGCATTCCTTTTCCATAAAAAAAGCGCGCCTCGATTTCAGAGCGCTTCAACACTTTTGATTATACTTTGAAAGTTAGCATAACCGCCCGCTAAAATCAATGCTTGACGTGACAGGCCATGATTCCTTCCACTTCTCTCCCCCTCTGCAAACCTGTTATAATAGAAGCAAATAACGTTCAGTAAGGATGCCATATATGCAAAGTTATTTACTACAACCGAAAGATATACAAAAGATTACCGGTCCCACTTACTATGAGCGGGGTAAACGCTACTTCGAATCAGGTAAAGTGTATGGACTGTCACATAATAGCGCCATCCGTTCCTGGCGGGCGGTCGTAGCGGGGACCCATGATTATGAAGTCCGCGTTTTCTTTTTTGACGATGAAGATGTCGAGGCGACGTGCGAATGCCCGGCATATGCAGAGCACTATACGTGTAAACATATCGCCGCCGTTTTAATCGCCATACGTGAGAAAACATTGGAGGAGCTCGCTCCGCGTCTGGCTGAGAAAGGGAAGAACGTCCAATTCCCTCCGGCCAGTCAAGACCGTATGTTCGCTGTAAGTTTGTTTGAGGCTTTCCGGCAGCGTCAGGAAAACCAGTCGGAAACAGAAAGCAAGCGGCCGCTGCAAGTCAACTATTTTCTGCACCTTCAATCCATGCTTGGCGCGAAGAGTCTTGGAATGGAGATAAAAATCGGCGAAGGCTATCCCTACGTCATCAAGAATATTCGGGAGCTTCTTGACCACATTCGGAAGCAGCAGCCTTACAGGATTACGAAAAAGTTCACCTTTGACCCATCCGAACACCTGTTTACAGAGCTGGATAAGCGAATTTTCCATATTCTTCAGCGGGCATATGAACAGGAGCAGTTTTATGAGCAGCATTGGAGTATGAACGATAAGAAAGTTTTACGCATTCCACCTGCCATGACCAAGGATCTCCTTCCATTGCTACAGGAACAAAATGCTGCGATGATTGACCGTGGCGATCCGATGGGGGCTGTCCGCTTCGAACAAGATTTTCCGGATTTGTCCTTTTACGTAACGGAAGAACGCGGTCACTTTCATATGCATATGAACAAGTTGAAGGAATATGATTACCTGGCAGATTACCATATGCTGTACCGTCAGTCTTCCTTCTATCCAATTGACCCGGAGAAAGAAGATATTTTGAGGACCTTATATACTACGCTCCCATACAACTCGAGCGGAAGTCACACAGTAAGCTATCACGATATGGAAGGAATTGTTTCCTACGTCCTGCCAGAGTTAGAGCGGATAGCTGACGTTAATCTGGACTCTTCCGCTAAGGAAAGAATTATTCAGGAGCCATTGCGGGCAGAAGTTTATTTGGACTTCTCCCAATGGACATTAACCATTGATGTAAAGTTCCATTATGGTGACATTACCATCGATCCTTTTCAACAGAATAACGGCTCTCAGGCAATTATACAGAGAGACAGTCAAACGGAAGAGCATATCATGCAGATCATTGAGTCTGCCGAATTTAAATTTGATGGAGAAATGGTCTATATTGAAGATGAATACCCTTTAGATGTTTTTCTGCGCTATTATCTTCCGAAGCTTAAAGAGTGGAGTGATGTCTACTTATCTTCCTCCGTACGCTCTTTAATCAGCGAAGAAGCACACGAACTCCAAAGTTCCGTCGAGCTTGAAAACGAAGGGAACTGGCTTGATATCCGCTTTACCATTGAGGGAATCAGCTCTGATGACATACACGAAGCGCTCAAGGCCGTAATTGAAAAGAAAAAGTATTATCGACTCTCGGATGGAGCTCTAATGTCTTTGACCTCGGACTCCTTTGAACGCTTCCAGAAACTTATGAACGAACTGGATCTTACCGCACAGGATTTAGATGACAATCAACTCCACGTTTCCACGGCGCGGAGCCTTCAGGTGGAAGATGCCCTTCAACCGACGGATGCGGAACGAAACCGGCTGTTCCATGAACTTGTGAACCAGCTTAAATCACCACAGTCGTTTGATATCGCACCTCCATCTGGACTGAATGCAGAGCTGCGCTCCTATCAGCTCACCGGTTTTCGTTGGATGAAGATGCTCAGCCACTATGGTCTCGGTGGTGTCCTTGCGGATGATATGGGACTTGGAAAAACGCTGCAGACGATCACTTACCTGCTTCATGAAAAAGAAGAAGGGCTGATGAATGAACCGGCGCTGATTGTTGCTCCGGCTTCTCTCGTCTTTAACTGGAAGAAGGAATTAGAGAAATTTGCACCTTCCCTTTCTCTCCAGGTGTTGACCGGGGACCCGTCTTCACGTCAGGAAGCTCTGGAAGCAGCTGCTTCTAAAGATGTTTGGATTACCTCGTATCCATTATTGAGACAGGATGTTGCCTCCTACAGCGACCAGTCATTCCACACCATGGTTCTTGATGAATCACAGGCGATCAAGAACGAAGCGACCAAAACTGCCGTCGCGGTACGATCCGTAAAAAGCAGACACCGCTTCGCCTTAAGTGGAACACCAATTGAGAATTCTCTTCAAGAGTTGTGGTCTTTATTCCGTGCAATTATGCCGGGTTTCTTCCCGAGCAAAAAGAAATTCACGCAATTAAAACCAGAGAAGATCTCCATGATGACGCGGCCGTTTATATTACGACGGATGAAGACGGAGGTTCTTGATGAACTACCGGATAAGATCGATTCTGTCCAGTACTCAGAGCTGACCAGGGAGCAGAAAGAGGTTTACCTCGCCTACCTGGAACGAATCCAGAACGATATCCAGGAGACCATTGCGACAAAAGGAATACAGCGAGGGAAACTTGAGATCCTGGCTGGATTAACACGCCTCCGCCAAATTTGCTGCCACCCGGCATTATTCCTGGAGAACTATGAAGGGAAATCAGGTAAATTGGAGCAGCTGAAGGAACTTGCTTTAGAGCGGAAAGAAAACGGCAACCGTCTCCTTATTTTCTCTCAGTTTTCCAGTATGCTTTCCCTCATGCACGAAGAACTTCAGAAATCCGGTCTGGATGCCTTTTATTTGGACGGTCGGACAAAAACAGAAAAACGCATGGAAATGGTCGATCGGTTCAATGCCGGAGAGAAAGATGCTTTCTTCATCTCCTTAAAAGCCGGAGGGACCGGTCTGAATTTGACCGGAGCCGACACGGTCATTTTGTATGACCTGTGGTGGAACCCGGCAATCGAGGAACAAGCCGCCGGTCGTGCACACCGAATCGGCCAGGAAAAAGTCGTTCAGGTCATTCGAATGATAGCAGAAGGTACGATTGAAGAGAGGATCTATCAACTGCAGCAGAAGAAAAGGGATCTTGTTGATCAAATTATCCAGCCTGGTGAATCGATGCTTACCTCTTTAAGTGAAGAGGAAATCAAACAACTCTTTGCATGAAATAAAAAAGCAGCTGTCTCACAAGAGACAGCTGCTTTTGTTTACACTGCGGCTTTTTTACGCATTTT
This sequence is a window from Bacillus sp. SB49. Protein-coding genes within it:
- a CDS encoding DEAD/DEAH box helicase, with product MQSYLLQPKDIQKITGPTYYERGKRYFESGKVYGLSHNSAIRSWRAVVAGTHDYEVRVFFFDDEDVEATCECPAYAEHYTCKHIAAVLIAIREKTLEELAPRLAEKGKNVQFPPASQDRMFAVSLFEAFRQRQENQSETESKRPLQVNYFLHLQSMLGAKSLGMEIKIGEGYPYVIKNIRELLDHIRKQQPYRITKKFTFDPSEHLFTELDKRIFHILQRAYEQEQFYEQHWSMNDKKVLRIPPAMTKDLLPLLQEQNAAMIDRGDPMGAVRFEQDFPDLSFYVTEERGHFHMHMNKLKEYDYLADYHMLYRQSSFYPIDPEKEDILRTLYTTLPYNSSGSHTVSYHDMEGIVSYVLPELERIADVNLDSSAKERIIQEPLRAEVYLDFSQWTLTIDVKFHYGDITIDPFQQNNGSQAIIQRDSQTEEHIMQIIESAEFKFDGEMVYIEDEYPLDVFLRYYLPKLKEWSDVYLSSSVRSLISEEAHELQSSVELENEGNWLDIRFTIEGISSDDIHEALKAVIEKKKYYRLSDGALMSLTSDSFERFQKLMNELDLTAQDLDDNQLHVSTARSLQVEDALQPTDAERNRLFHELVNQLKSPQSFDIAPPSGLNAELRSYQLTGFRWMKMLSHYGLGGVLADDMGLGKTLQTITYLLHEKEEGLMNEPALIVAPASLVFNWKKELEKFAPSLSLQVLTGDPSSRQEALEAAASKDVWITSYPLLRQDVASYSDQSFHTMVLDESQAIKNEATKTAVAVRSVKSRHRFALSGTPIENSLQELWSLFRAIMPGFFPSKKKFTQLKPEKISMMTRPFILRRMKTEVLDELPDKIDSVQYSELTREQKEVYLAYLERIQNDIQETIATKGIQRGKLEILAGLTRLRQICCHPALFLENYEGKSGKLEQLKELALERKENGNRLLIFSQFSSMLSLMHEELQKSGLDAFYLDGRTKTEKRMEMVDRFNAGEKDAFFISLKAGGTGLNLTGADTVILYDLWWNPAIEEQAAGRAHRIGQEKVVQVIRMIAEGTIEERIYQLQQKKRDLVDQIIQPGESMLTSLSEEEIKQLFA